One Hylaeus volcanicus isolate JK05 chromosome 8, UHH_iyHylVolc1.0_haploid, whole genome shotgun sequence genomic window, CGAAGGTTTATAGATACGTATAGTGAATCCTTTATAAAAGATGCGTGGTGATTCGCGCCATGTACATCGATTAGGGATTCCGTTGACGTCTAACAAGGAATGTTTTCGAAGTATTCCACTCCGgatttttttgaaacttttcatatgtataaaacatCGACAAATATAAACGACACATTTGAATGCatctcgaaaaattaaaaaaaaaaagtgttgaaAATTGTCGGGTTTACAACTGTTTAAAGTTTCGTGCCacctattttttaataaattgtaactgTTTAACTAGCCGAGGGATTAAAATGACCTTTCGCGGGCTGAAGACATAaaagtatcgaataaaaataatttcagtttatgcaaaaatttgctctgttaataaatatgagCCTGTTTTTATACCACCGacactttgaaaaatttgaaaaagtatgaaaattaGTCTCATTTGTCCTCCTTACGGAGGAACTTTCAAACAGATGCAGAGATTTGAATTAGTtgactgaaaattaatttaagcgATCACTAATCGAAGTGTAACCAAAGCGTTGACTTTAGCTAAAAAATAACGGCGACCAATCAGTATCAGGTAACGTTATTTCGTGACAAGAAAacattacgaataaataaaactgcaTTGGAAAACAGTTCTAGTGGACCCTACGCGTTAACGTAAAAAGtgttttaaaagttttctCTCAAGAACCGTGCCTTCTACGTGTAGTTTGGAAAACACTATCGCAGTGAGTTCCTTACAGATATtgatttttgtcttttttttttcagtgtCATAATGTCGAGTGATTCTCCATCACCCCTGCAGACCTCTATACCTCTGGTAGACTACGATGTACCAGATGAAGCTCGTTCTGGAAAAGTTACACCGACCACACCTACCATTCCGGTGACGACTAAACTTTTGAATAACGACACCACCGACACTGAGACGATCGAGAATGCAGTACCGATCGCGCAGACCGTTCTACCGGTACCAGAGCCACGACCGAAGATCGAGAGGAACGGAATCGATTCGGAAACAAAGAAGTCGGTCACTCAACCCGATGACGATTCCTGCGTCGTGGACTGTATATACTTTACGCAGCAGTGCTGCGAATGCATGATACTTTAACGGTCAAAAATCACCACGTGTCGTGAGATCATGCGTGACtgtaaagaaaattagaaCCGTCGTTTGTTGAACACCTCTCGTGTTCTCGTTCTTAAACGACCAATAACTGTCCTTAGATAAAACGATTACGGTTACGATTATATTTCGTCGTAATCCGTAAACTATTTAACAACGTGACGAAACCACTGATCAttccttcgttttttttttttttttttcgggaaACCGAAGATCTGAAATTTAACTCTAATACTGAATTAAGAGTAAGATGATTTTTATGATAAgatgattatttattagataaaatttataaagtacatatattgcgatattttgtataattaatatgtacacTAGGTTTTTTGGAAGCTTCGGTGAAATCATTCACAACGCAGAAGTATTTGTTTATCAGTTACAATAGTATACTTAAATATGACGTGAAATTAATAGTTATTTACGAAATAGTATGACTATTATCGTTCGGTACTAATTACCTATCTCATTAGTTTATGAGATCTAAGATTACTGACCCTGCTTAATACCTTGAACTGCTGAATTTGATTTCCAGttgtgtgttttatttaactctAGATACGTGGTTTATCCacgtaatataatttcttgaaCAAAATAGTATGGTAAAAAGATTACAATGAAGTCTAGAACCATTCACTGAAAACAATGAATCTCATTTTATAAAGAGTTCTGCTGCAtgataatttcataatttgcCATGCATTCCTATTTTCAAATAGTGATACTAAACTTAGTTCTTAAGTGCTTGTACGCATTATACCAAACAAAGCATTCAAAGTTgtaatttatacgaaattgCTTCTTAATGCATCTTGATCCTTTGTTTTTAAGTAAAAACTATGCAatgcaacaaatttttgtgTGTATGCATAATACATGTTGCGatacata contains:
- the LOC128880767 gene encoding uncharacterized protein LOC128880767 isoform X1, with amino-acid sequence MARQISFSSTLTSEEMSRMQPCMKARCVIMSSDSPSPLQTSIPLVDYDVPDEARSGKVTPTTPTIPVTTKLLNNDTTDTETIENAVPIAQTVLPVPEPRPKIERNGIDSETKKSVTQPDDDSCVVDCIYFTQQCCECMIL
- the LOC128880767 gene encoding uncharacterized protein LOC128880767 isoform X2; protein product: MKDGMITTRADVYAEEMPGTSDSVIMSSDSPSPLQTSIPLVDYDVPDEARSGKVTPTTPTIPVTTKLLNNDTTDTETIENAVPIAQTVLPVPEPRPKIERNGIDSETKKSVTQPDDDSCVVDCIYFTQQCCECMIL
- the LOC128880767 gene encoding uncharacterized protein LOC128880767 isoform X3; translated protein: MRFRNPLPQRGSYNVIMSSDSPSPLQTSIPLVDYDVPDEARSGKVTPTTPTIPVTTKLLNNDTTDTETIENAVPIAQTVLPVPEPRPKIERNGIDSETKKSVTQPDDDSCVVDCIYFTQQCCECMIL